Proteins from one Camelina sativa cultivar DH55 chromosome 8, Cs, whole genome shotgun sequence genomic window:
- the LOC104706170 gene encoding acyl-CoA-binding domain-containing protein 4-like isoform X1, with product MFSFSKRRMRLGRVKKVQLAESVQGYKSPLRTIKRADNSSNEAVLAATSYSDEVDFLPSSRTTENWMVLPVGGDKPAPRFNHAAAAIGNKMIVVGGESGNGLLDDVQVLNFDSFTWSTVSSKVYLSPSSLPLMIPAWKGHCLVSWGKKVLLVGGKTVPCSDRVSVWAFDTDSECWSLMDAKGDLPVSRNGHTVVRASSVLILFGGEDSKKRKLNDLHMFDLKSSTWLPLNCTGTRPCARSHHVATLFDDKILFVFGGSGKNKTLNDLYSLDFETMVWSRIKIRGFHPSPRAGSCGVLCGTKWYITGGGSRKKRHAETLVFDILKVEWSVASISSQSSITSNKGFSLVLLQHKDKDFLVAFGGTKKDPSNQVETFIVDKNKSESPTHPQTTSKKNPGRLLFGKRSSPSAAITSDESVKASSQRLIDSVARQKLASAIEEHGGSGRRSLSEIAFGDHHNPSSGNVSLRKQFSTEEEYRAVIEPTKCSEEEVSVSRTVDDNNGGAKITAEKTLSMVSNHDISNLQKQCSESFPLENVDGALIFQEMDNINFAGSMSSSSVYQFHEAKMTALIRRNGILEGQLETALAGREAAERNVSVALRSKQETDKKLSDAMRDVELLKEKLTGLELAQEEANSLSNMVHSDNVRLEHDVAFLKAVLDDTQKELHSTRGVLAGERARAFQLQVEVFHLKQRLQSLENRAATPRKPFHV from the exons ATGTTCAGCTTTTCTAAGAGGCGGATGAGACTTGGCAG AGTTAAGAAGGTACAGCTGGCGGAGTCTGTTCAAGGATATAAGAGTCCTTTGCGAACCATCAAACGCGCTGATAACTCTAGT AATGAAGCTGTTCTGGCTGCCACTAGTTATTCTGATGAAGTTGATTTCCTGCCTTCATCAAGGACTACTGAGAATTGGATGGTCTTACCGGTTGGTGGGGATAAACCTGCTCCACGCTTTAAT CATGCGGCGGCAGCTATTGGGAACAAAATGATAGTAGTTGGTGGAGAATCTGGTAATGGCTTGTTGGATGATGTACAg GTGCTTAACTTTGATTCATTTACATGGTCCACCGTGTCTTCGAAAGTTTACTTATCGCCAAGTAGTCTTCCTCTCATGATCCCTGCTTGGAAAGGCCATTGCTTG GTCTCTTGGGGTAAAAAAGTGCTATTGGTGGGTGGAAAAACAGTTCCCTGCAGTGATAGAGTTTCAG TTTGGGCATTTGATACTGATTCAGAATGCTGGTCGCTAATGGATGCAAAAGGAGACTTACCG GTCAGTCGCAATGGTCACACAGTGGTGAGGGCTAGTTCTGTATTGATACTTTTCGGTGGTGAAGACTCTAAGAAGAGGAAACTAAATGATCTTCATATGTTTGATCTCAAATCATCTACATGGCTTCCTCTTAACTGCAC AGGAACACGGCCGTGTGCAAGATCACATCATGTAGCCACGCTATTCGAcgacaaaattctgtttgtgTTTGGAGGTTCGGGCAAGAACAAAACACTCAATGACTTATACTCACTCGACTTTGAAACC ATGGTATGGTCAAGAATAAAGATAAGAGGATTTCATCCGTCTCCAAGAGCGGGTAGTTGTGGAGTTCTTTGCGGTACTAAATGGTATATAACCGGAGGTGGAAGCAGAAAGAAGA GACACGCGGAAACATTGGTCTTTGATATCCTAAAGGTCGAGTGGTCTGTTGCAAGTATCTCATCTCAATCTTCTATCACATCCAACAAG GGATTTAGTCTAGTTCTTCTGCaacacaaagataaagattttCTCGTAGCTTTTGGAGGAACGAAAAAAGATCCTTCTAATCAG GTTGAGACTTTTATCGTTGACAAGAACAAGAGTGAATCGCCAACACATCCGCAGACAACTTCCAAGAAAAACCCTGGCCGGTTACTGTTTGGTAAACGATCTTCTCCCTCGGCGGCTATAACCTCTGATGAATCAGTCAAAGCCTCTTCACAGAGGCTCATTGATTCAGTTGCCAGACAGAAACTTGCTTCAGCCATTGAAGAGCATGGCGGTTCTGGTAGAAGGTCTTTATCAGAGATTGCTTTCGGTGATCATCATAACCCGTCTTCTGGAAATGTCTCTTTGCGTAAACAGTTTAGCACGGAAGAGGAATACAGAGCGGTAATTGAACCTACTAAGTgctcagaagaagaagtttccgTGTCTCGG ACTGTAGATGACAACAATGGAGGAGCAAAGATTACAGCAGAGAAAACACTTTCTATGGTTTctaaccatgatatatcaaatctccAGAAGCAATGCTCTGAGTCATTTCCTTTAGAAAACGTCGATGGCGCCTTAATATTCCAAGAAATGGATAATATCAATTTTGCAGGATCTATGTCATCATCAAGCGTGTACCAATTCCATGAGGCGAAAATGACGGCTCTTATAAGAAGAAATGGGATTCTGGAAGGGCAGTTAGAAACAGCATTGGCGGGAAGAGAGGCGGCTGAGAGGAATGTGTCGGTTGCGTTGAGGAGCAAACAAGAGACAGATAAAAAGCTATCTGACGCTATGAGAGATGTTGAATTGCTTAAGGAGAAGCTTACCGGGTTAGAGCTCGCTCAAGAGGAAGCTAATAGTTTGTCAAACATGGTTCACTCCGACAATGTCAGGCTCGAGCATGATGTAGCGTTCCTAAAAGCTGTCCTAGACGATACACAAAAG GAGTTGCATTCAACTAGAGGAGTTCTTGCAGGAGAAAGAGCAAGAGCGTTCCAGTTGCAg GTTGAAGTGTTTCATCTGAAGCAAAGGTTGCAATCTCTGGAAAATAGAGCTGCTACACCCAGAAAGCCTTTCCATGTCTGA
- the LOC104706170 gene encoding acyl-CoA-binding domain-containing protein 4-like isoform X2: MFSFSKRRMRLGRVKKVQLAESVQGYKSPLRTIKRADNSSNEAVLAATSYSDEVDFLPSSRTTENWMVLPVGGDKPAPRFNHAAAAIGNKMIVVGGESGNGLLDDVQVLNFDSFTWSTVSSKVYLSPSSLPLMIPAWKGHCLVSWGKKVLLVGGKTVPCSDRVSVWAFDTDSECWSLMDAKGDLPVSRNGHTVVRASSVLILFGGEDSKKRKLNDLHMFDLKSSTWLPLNCTGTRPCARSHHVATLFDDKILFVFGGSGKNKTLNDLYSLDFETMVWSRIKIRGFHPSPRAGSCGVLCGTKWYITGGGSRKKRHAETLVFDILKVEWSVASISSQSSITSNKGFSLVLLQHKDKDFLVAFGGTKKDPSNQVETFIVDKNKSESPTHPQTTSKKNPGRLLFGKRSSPSAAITSDESVKASSQRLIDSVARQKLASAIEEHGGSGRRSLSEIAFGDHHNPSSGNVSLRKQFSTEEEYRATVDDNNGGAKITAEKTLSMVSNHDISNLQKQCSESFPLENVDGALIFQEMDNINFAGSMSSSSVYQFHEAKMTALIRRNGILEGQLETALAGREAAERNVSVALRSKQETDKKLSDAMRDVELLKEKLTGLELAQEEANSLSNMVHSDNVRLEHDVAFLKAVLDDTQKELHSTRGVLAGERARAFQLQVEVFHLKQRLQSLENRAATPRKPFHV, from the exons ATGTTCAGCTTTTCTAAGAGGCGGATGAGACTTGGCAG AGTTAAGAAGGTACAGCTGGCGGAGTCTGTTCAAGGATATAAGAGTCCTTTGCGAACCATCAAACGCGCTGATAACTCTAGT AATGAAGCTGTTCTGGCTGCCACTAGTTATTCTGATGAAGTTGATTTCCTGCCTTCATCAAGGACTACTGAGAATTGGATGGTCTTACCGGTTGGTGGGGATAAACCTGCTCCACGCTTTAAT CATGCGGCGGCAGCTATTGGGAACAAAATGATAGTAGTTGGTGGAGAATCTGGTAATGGCTTGTTGGATGATGTACAg GTGCTTAACTTTGATTCATTTACATGGTCCACCGTGTCTTCGAAAGTTTACTTATCGCCAAGTAGTCTTCCTCTCATGATCCCTGCTTGGAAAGGCCATTGCTTG GTCTCTTGGGGTAAAAAAGTGCTATTGGTGGGTGGAAAAACAGTTCCCTGCAGTGATAGAGTTTCAG TTTGGGCATTTGATACTGATTCAGAATGCTGGTCGCTAATGGATGCAAAAGGAGACTTACCG GTCAGTCGCAATGGTCACACAGTGGTGAGGGCTAGTTCTGTATTGATACTTTTCGGTGGTGAAGACTCTAAGAAGAGGAAACTAAATGATCTTCATATGTTTGATCTCAAATCATCTACATGGCTTCCTCTTAACTGCAC AGGAACACGGCCGTGTGCAAGATCACATCATGTAGCCACGCTATTCGAcgacaaaattctgtttgtgTTTGGAGGTTCGGGCAAGAACAAAACACTCAATGACTTATACTCACTCGACTTTGAAACC ATGGTATGGTCAAGAATAAAGATAAGAGGATTTCATCCGTCTCCAAGAGCGGGTAGTTGTGGAGTTCTTTGCGGTACTAAATGGTATATAACCGGAGGTGGAAGCAGAAAGAAGA GACACGCGGAAACATTGGTCTTTGATATCCTAAAGGTCGAGTGGTCTGTTGCAAGTATCTCATCTCAATCTTCTATCACATCCAACAAG GGATTTAGTCTAGTTCTTCTGCaacacaaagataaagattttCTCGTAGCTTTTGGAGGAACGAAAAAAGATCCTTCTAATCAG GTTGAGACTTTTATCGTTGACAAGAACAAGAGTGAATCGCCAACACATCCGCAGACAACTTCCAAGAAAAACCCTGGCCGGTTACTGTTTGGTAAACGATCTTCTCCCTCGGCGGCTATAACCTCTGATGAATCAGTCAAAGCCTCTTCACAGAGGCTCATTGATTCAGTTGCCAGACAGAAACTTGCTTCAGCCATTGAAGAGCATGGCGGTTCTGGTAGAAGGTCTTTATCAGAGATTGCTTTCGGTGATCATCATAACCCGTCTTCTGGAAATGTCTCTTTGCGTAAACAGTTTAGCACGGAAGAGGAATACAGAGCG ACTGTAGATGACAACAATGGAGGAGCAAAGATTACAGCAGAGAAAACACTTTCTATGGTTTctaaccatgatatatcaaatctccAGAAGCAATGCTCTGAGTCATTTCCTTTAGAAAACGTCGATGGCGCCTTAATATTCCAAGAAATGGATAATATCAATTTTGCAGGATCTATGTCATCATCAAGCGTGTACCAATTCCATGAGGCGAAAATGACGGCTCTTATAAGAAGAAATGGGATTCTGGAAGGGCAGTTAGAAACAGCATTGGCGGGAAGAGAGGCGGCTGAGAGGAATGTGTCGGTTGCGTTGAGGAGCAAACAAGAGACAGATAAAAAGCTATCTGACGCTATGAGAGATGTTGAATTGCTTAAGGAGAAGCTTACCGGGTTAGAGCTCGCTCAAGAGGAAGCTAATAGTTTGTCAAACATGGTTCACTCCGACAATGTCAGGCTCGAGCATGATGTAGCGTTCCTAAAAGCTGTCCTAGACGATACACAAAAG GAGTTGCATTCAACTAGAGGAGTTCTTGCAGGAGAAAGAGCAAGAGCGTTCCAGTTGCAg GTTGAAGTGTTTCATCTGAAGCAAAGGTTGCAATCTCTGGAAAATAGAGCTGCTACACCCAGAAAGCCTTTCCATGTCTGA
- the LOC104706169 gene encoding probable serine/threonine-protein phosphatase 2A regulatory subunit B'' subunit TON2, producing MYSGSSDGESHDTSTQRKIPPASSMLWVRNLRRYIGSGAGLGSEALMELETKRILLEIFKEKQQKSQEAGTIPSFYKKKPENGSISQRVQKLAKYRFLKKQSDLLLNADDLAAMWVCLRENCVIDDATGAEKMNYEDFCHISSVCTEQIGPKCRRFFSPSNFMKFEKDEAGRIAILPFYLYVMRTVSLTQARIDMSELDEDSDGFLQSDDMESYIGGLIPNLAQLRDMPPAFNQMYCRIAAQKFFFFCDPHRRGRACIKKILLSNCLQELMELHQESEEEVTDTEQAENWFSLTSAQRICDMFLALDKDMSGSLSKQELKEYADGTLTGIFIERVFDEHVRRGKSGAGNSREMDFDSFLDFVLALENKDTPEGLTYLFRCLDLQGRGFLTTADIHSLFRDVHQKWIEGGNYELCIEDVRDEIWDMVKPSDPLKITLGDLLGCKQGGTVASMLIDVRGFWAHDNRENLLQEEEEPPEEESQ from the exons ATGTATAGCGGATCTAGCGATGGTGAGAGTCACGATACATCGACGCAGAGGAAGATCCCTCCGGCATCATCGATGCTTTGGGTTAGAAATCTACGACGGTATATTGGTTCCGGCGCTGGATTAGGATCCGAAGCTCTAATGG agCTTGAGACGAAGAGAATATTGCTTGAGATATTCAAAGAGAAGCAACAGAAAAGCCAAGAAGCAGGCACCATACCGAGTTTCTACAAGAAG AAACCAGAAAATGGATCTATTAGTCAAAGGGTACAGAAGCTTGCAAAATACCGCTTCTTGAAG AAACAATCGGATCTTTTGTTAAATGCCGATGATTTGGCGGCTATGTGGGTTTGTTTGAGAGAAAATTGTGTGATTGATGATGCCACTGGTGCTGAAAAG ATGAACTATGAAGACTTCTGTCATATTTCCTCTGTATGTACAGAACAAATCGGTCCCAAATGTCGCCGGTTTTTTAGCCCATCCAATTTCATGAAGTTTGAGAAGGACGAGGCTGGGAGGATCGCCATTTTACCATTTTATCTTTATGTGATGCGCACG GTGTCACTTACACAAGCTAGGATTGATATGAGTGAGCTTGACGAAGACTCTGATGGTTTCCTTCAATCTGAT GATATGGAGTCCTACATTGGTGGTCTAATCCCTAATCTGGCACAATTGAGGGACATGCCTCCAGCCTTTAATCAAATGTATTGTCGCATAGCTGCACaaaagtttttcttcttctgtgatCCCCACAGGCGAG GAAGAGCCTGTATTAAGAAGATACTTCTTAGTAACTGTCTGCAGGAACTAATGGAATTGCATCAG GAAAGCGAGGAGGAGGTCACAGACACTGAACAGGCAGAAAATTGGTTCTCTTTGACTTCAGCTCAACGCATATGTG ATATGTTTCTCGCACTTGATAAAGATATGAGTGGATCGTTGAGCAAACAAGAACTCAAAGAATATGCTGATGGGACCCTAACTGGGATTTTCATCGAAAGAG TGTTCGATGAGCATGTCCGGCGTGGTAAAAGTGGCGCAGGCAATTCCCGGGAAATGGACTTCGACAGTTTCCttgattttgttcttgcttTGGAGAATAAAGACACTCCAGAGGGCTTAACATATTTATTCCGTTGTCTTGATCTCCAAGGGAGAGGCTTTCTCACTACTGCTGATATTCACTCTCTCTTCAG AGATGTTCACCAGAAATGGATAGAAGGTGGGAACTATGAATTGTGCATAGAGGATGTCCGGGATGAGATCTGGGACATGGTAAAGCCATCTGACCCGTTAAAGATCACACTGGGTGATCTCTTGGGATGTAAACAAGGTGGAACCGTTGCGAGCATGCTTATAGATGTGCGAGGCTTCTGGGCTCATGACAACCGTGAGAACCttcttcaagaagaagaagaaccacctGAGGAAGAGTCTCAGTGA
- the LOC104706171 gene encoding monothiol glutaredoxin-S2, which produces MEMITKMVMERPVVIYSKSSCCMSHTIKTLLCDFGANPAVYELDEISRGREIEQALLRIGCSPAVPAVFIGGELVGGANEIMSLHLNGSLIPMLKRAGALWV; this is translated from the coding sequence ATGGAGATGATAACGAAGATGGTGATGGAGAGACCCGTGGTGATATACAGCAAGAGCTCGTGTTGTATGTCTCACACGATCAAAACTTTGCTCTGCGATTTCGGAGCGAATCCAGCGGTTTACGAGCTGGATGAGATATCTAGAGGGAGGGAGATTGAGCAGGCGTTGTTGCGGATAGGTTGTAGCCCCGCAGTTCCGGCGGTTTTCATCGGAGGAGAGTTGGTCGGTGGAGCAAACGAGATCATGAGTCTACATCTAAACGGATCCTTGATTCCTATGCTTAAGCGGGCTGGTGCATTGTGGGTTTGa